In Mycolicibacter virginiensis, the DNA window CGGGCGGCGGGTGACGACCCGGGCTGCCGGGTCACCCTATCCCCCACCGAACCTGACATCACGGACGTTGTCGCTCAAAGGTGGGCACCGATCACATACCCCAAGTTTGGTGACGGCAGAGACTGGTGTGACAGGCCCTACGCCGGGTCCCCATCCCGGCCATCCCGTCGCATAGCATCAGGGCTCGTGTCCTCCACCTACGACCAGCCCCAGCAGCGCTATCGGATCGCCCGGCTGATCGCGGTGCTGGCCGGCCTCACCGGCGTGCTGCTGTGCGGTATCACCCCGCTGCTCCCGGTCAAACAGACCACCGCCACCATCGCCTGGCCCCAGGGGCTCGACGCCAACGGCCACGTCAGCGACGTCACCGCTCCGCTGGTATCCGGCGCCCCCAAGGGCCTGGACGTCATCATCCCCTGCTCGGCTATCGCGACCCTGCCCGAAAAGGGCGGGCTGGTGCTGTCCACCGTGCCGGCCGGCGGCGTCGATGCCACCGCTCACGGCCTGTTCGTGCGGGCCAACAAGACCGCCGTGTTCGCCGCCTACCGCGACCACGTGGCCGCGGCCGCGCCCCGCGCCAAGATCGCCGACTGCAGCCAACTGCATCTGTGGGCCAACGCCGGCGAGGTCGGCGCGGAGTTCGTCGGCATCCCCGGCGCGTCCGGCACCCTGCCGCCGGAGAACAAACCGCAGATCGGCGGCATCTTCACCGAACTGGAGATCGGCCCACAGCCCGGCCTGAGCGCGCACATCGCCGTCGACACCCGCTTCATCACCCACCCCACCGCCCTCAAGGCCGCCGTGATGGCGCTCGGTGTGCTGGCGGTGCTGGCATCGATCGTCGCGCTGGCGATACTGGACCGGCGCCAATGCCACCGCACCCCGCGTAGCTGGCGGCACTGGTTCAAGGCCAATCCGATCACCTGGCTGGCCGACATCGGCGTGCTGGCCACCCTGGCGCTGTGGCACGTGATCGGCGCCATCTCATCCGACGACGGCTACAACCTCACCATGGCGCGCAACGTCGCGCACGCCGGCTATGTGGCCAACTACTACCGGTTCTTCGGCGCCACCGAGGCCCCGTTCGACTGGTATCCGGCACTGCTCGGCCAGCTGAGCGCGATCAGCACCGCCGGAGTGTGGATGCGCCTGCCCGCCACGCTGGCCGGCATGGCCTGCTGGCTGATCATCAGCCGCCGCATCCTGCCCCGGCTGGGCCGGCTGTCCGGCAACCGCGTCGCGGTGTTCACCGCTGCGGCCATGTTCGCCGCGGCCTGGCTGCCGTTCAACAACGGCCTGCGCCCCGAACCGCTGATCGCGCTGGGCACGCTGGTGGTCTGGGTCCTGGTGGAACGCACCATCGCCACCCGCCGGCTGGTGCCCACCGCGCTGGCGGTCCTGGTGGCGGTCTTCACCGTCACGCTGGCCCCGCACGGACTGATCGCCCTGGCTCCGCTGCTGACCGGCTCCCGCGCCATCGAGGCGGTGATCCGCAAGCGCCGGGCCACCGACGGCTTACTCGCGCCGCTGGCGGTGCTGGCCGCAGCCGCATCGACCATCGCCGTGGTGGTCTGCCGGTCGCAGACCCTGGCCGCGGTCGCCGAATCGGCCCGCATCAAGTACGTGGTCGGTCCGACCATCGCCTGGTACCAGGAGTTCCTGCGGTACTACTTCCTGACAGTCGAAGAGAACGTCGACGCCTCGTTGACCCGCCGGTTCGCCGTGCTGGTGCTGCTGTTCTGCATGTTCGCCATGCTGGTGGTGCTGCTGCGGCGCGGCCGGATCAACGGGGTGGCCAGCGGCCCGGCCTGGCGGCTGATCGGATCCACCGCGGTGGGCCTGCTGCTGTTGACGTTCACCCCGACCAAGTGGGCGGTGCAGTTCGGCGGGTTCGCCGGGCTGGCCGGGGCGCTGGCGGCGCTCACCGCGTTCACCTTCGCCCGCGTCGGGCTGCACAGCCGACGCAACATGACCCTGTATGTGACCGCACTGCTGTTCCTGGTCGCGGTGGCCACCTCGGGGGTCAACGGCTGGTTCTACGTCGGCGGCTACGGGGTGCCGTGGTTCGACATCCCGCCGGTGATCGCCAGCCGCCCGGTGACCTCGATGTTCCTGGCGGCCTCGATCGCCACCGGCCTGCTCGCCGGCTGGCAGCACTTCCGGTTGGACTACGCCGGCCACACCGAGGTGACGCCCAACCGGCGCAACCGGATCCTGGCCTCCACCCCGCTGCTGATCGTCGCCAGCCTGATGGTGCTGCTGATGGTCGGCTCGATGGCCAAGGCCGCCGCCGGACGCTACCCGGCCTACACCACCGCCAAGGCCAACGCCGACGCTCTCACATCCGGCCTGGCCTCGTGCGGCATGGCCGACGACGTGCTGGCCGAGCCCGACGTCAATACCGGTCTGCTGCAACCGGTTCCGGGACAGACCTACGGCGAGCTCGGCCCGCTGGGTGGTTCCGACCCGTACGGCTTCGACCCCAACGCCGTCGACGACGACCTCACCTCGCTGGCCGTCATCGCCAAGCCCGGCGTGCCCAATGCGGACGCCTCCCCCAACAAGCCCAGCGCCAACCAGAGTGACGCGGCAGGTACCGCCGGCGGCAAGATCCCCGACGACGCCCCCGACGGCGTGAACGGTTCCCGGGTGGCGCTGCCGTTCGGCCTGGACCCGGCCGTCACCCCGGTGCTCGGCTCCTACAAGGAGCAGGTCGCCGCGCACGCCACCTCGGTCTGGTACCGGCTGCCGGAACAGTCGCCCGATCGGGCACCGATTGTCGTGGTCACCGCGGCCGGCGCCATCTGGTCGCACGGTGAGGACGGCAAGCTCGACTACGGCCAGCCGCTGAACCTGGAGTGGGGCAGCACGGACGGCACGAACGGCGCTATCCGAGCGCTCGGGCAGACCGAACCGATCGACATCGGGCCGCAGAACTCCTGGCGAAACCTGCGTTTCCCGCTGGCCTGGGCACCACCGGGTACCGACGTGGTGCGCATCGTCGCCAACGACCCGAACCTGTCCACCGAGCAGTGGATCGCCTTCACCCCGCCGCGGGTGCCGGTGGTCAAGACCATCAGTGAGTTGATGGGCTCGCAGACTCCGGTGCTGATGGACATCGCCGTCGCGGCGAACTTCCCCTGCCAGCGGCCGTTCACCGAACACCTGGGCATTGCCGAGCTGCCGGAGTACCGGATCATGCCCGATCACAAGCAGACCGCGGCATCGTCGAACCTGTGGCAGTCGGCCGAGGACGGCGGGCCGTTCATGATCACCCAGGCCATGCTGTGGACTACCACCGTCCCGACGTACCTGCGCAATGACTGGTATCGCGACTGGGGTGCGGTGGAGGCCTATCACCGTCTGATCCCCACCAAGGACGCACCCGACGCCGTCATCGAGCAGGGCACCGTCACTGTTACCGGCTGGAGCCGGCCCGGACCGATTCGAGCACTGCCATGACCCCGCCTGTGACCGACCGTGACCTGAAACTGACCCGCTGGGTGGCCGTCGTCGCCGGCCTTGTGGGCTTCCTGCTGTCGGTGGCCACCCCGCTGCTGCCGGTGGTGCAGACCACCGCCACGCTGAACTGGCCGCAACACGGCGAGCTGAGCAGTGTGACGGCACCGCTGATCTCGCAGACCCCGACCTCGATGACGGTGAAGGCGCCGTGCGCGTTGGTGCGCGCACTGCCCCCCGAGGGCGGCACGCTGCTGGCGACCGCGCCGGCCAAGGGCAAGGACGCTGCGCTCAACGGGCTGTTCATCACCGTCACCGAGAAACGGGTGGACGTCACCGACCGCAACGTGGTGCTGGCCACCGCACCGCGAGCCAAGGTGGAAGGGCCCGGCTGTACCGACATCGAGGTCACCTCGTCGCACGCCGGAACCTTCGCCACCATCGGCGGGATCACCCAGCGCTACGGCTGGCCCGACCCGAACCTGCGCCCGCAGATCGTCGGGGTGTTCACCGACCTGGCCGGTCCCGCGCCGGCCGGGCTGTCGCTGACGGCAGACATCGACACCCGGTTCTCCACCAAGCCCACGGCGCTCAAGCGGGCCGCGATCTATGCCGCCATCCTGGCCACGGTGATCGCGGTGCTGGCGCTGTGGCGCCTGGACCGGCTCGACGGCCACCGGATGCACCGGCTGATCCCGAGCCGGTGGCGGTTCTTCTCACTGGCCGATGTGGCAGTGGTCTTCGGATTCCTGCTCTGGTACGTGATCGGGGCGAACTCCTCCGACGACGGCTACATCCTGGGGATGGCCCGGGTCGCCGATCACGCCGGCTACATGAGCAACTACTTCCGGTGGTTCGGCAGCCCCGAAGACCCGTTCGGCTGGTACTACAACCTGCTGGCGCTGATGACGCACGTCTCCGACGCCAGCATCTGGATCCGGCTGCCGGACCTGGTCGCCGGTCTGGTGTGCTGGCTGCTGCTGAGCCGTGAGGTGCTGCCCCGGTTCGGCCCCGCGGTGGCGGCCAGCAAGCCCGCGCTGTGGGCCGCCGGCCTGGTGCTGCTGGCGGCATGGATGCCGTTCAACAACGGCCTGCGCCCCGAGGGCATCATCGCGGTCGGTGCGCTGATCACCTGGGTGCTGGTGGAGCGGGCGATCATCTCCAGCCGGCTCACGCCGGCGGCGCTGGCGATCATCTGCGCGGCCTTCACCCTGGGCATCCAGCCCACCGGACTGATCGCAGTGGCCGCGCTGCTGGCCGGCGGCCGTCCGCTGCTGCGGATTCTGGTGCGCCGTCACCGCATTCACGGCACCTGGCCGCTGGTGGCGCCGCTACTGGCCGCCGGCGCGGTGATCCTGACCGTGGTGTTCTCCGACCAGACCATCCGGGCGGTGTTGGAAGCCACCAGGGTCCGCACCGCGATCGGCCCCAGCCAGGCCTGGTACACCGAGAACCTGCGCTACTACTACCTGATCCTGCCGACCGTCGACGGCTCACTGTCGCGGCGGTTCGGTTTCCTGATCTGCGCGCTGTGCCTGTTCACCGCGATGTTCATCATGTTGCGGCGCAAGCGTGTTCCCGGCGTCGCCAGCGGACCGGTCTGGCGGCTGATGGGCGTCATCCTGGCGACCATGTTCTCGCTGATGTTCGCGCCCACCAAGTGGGTGCACCACTTCGGGCTGTTCGCCGCGGTGGCCGGAGCGATGGCGGCGCTGACCACGGTGCTGGTATCGCGACAAGTGGTGCGCTGGTCGAGAAACCGAATGGCATTCGCGGCAGCGGTGCTGTTCATCCTGGCGTTGTGTTTCGCCACCACCAACGGTTGGTGGTACGTGTCGAGCTATGGCGTGCCGTTCAACGCCGACATGCCGCGCATCGGCGGGGTCACCGTCAGCACAATCCTGTTCGCCATGTTCGCCGTGGCGGCCGGTTGGGCGGCGTGGCTGCACTTCGCGCCGCGTGATCGCGGCGAGGGCCGGCTGGCCCGGGCCCTGACCGCCGCGCCCATTCCGGTGGCGGCCGGTTTCATGGTGTGCGTGTTCGTGGCCTCGATGGTGGCCGGCGTCATCCGTGAATACCCGACCTATTCCAACGGCCTGGCCAACGTGCGGGCGTTCGTCGGCGGCTGCGGACTGGCCGACAATGTGCTGGTGGAGCCGGACCCCAACGACGGGGCGCTGACGCCGCTGCCCGGTGAGTACGGCGACCTCGGCCCGTTGGGCGGGGTGGACCCGGTGGGCTTCACCGCCAGCGGGGTGCCGGAGAAGGTGGTCGCCGAGTCGCTGCGGATGCCGATCACCCAGCCGGGCACCGACTACGACTGGGACGCCCCGAAGAAGCTGAAGACGGCCGGCATTAATGGCTCGACCGTGCCACTCCCGTATGGCCTGGACCCGGCCCGGATTCCGTTGGCGGGCAGCTACAGCACCGACGGTCAGCAGGAGTCCAAGTTGACGTCGGCCTGGTACAGCCTGCCCCCGGCCGATGACGGTCACCCGCTGGTGGCGGTGACCGCCGCGGGCACCATCGCCGGCAACAGCGTGCTCAAGGGCTACACCACGGGCCAGGATGTGCAACTGGAGTACGGGGTTCCCGGGCCCGACGGCGTCCCGGTGGCCGCCGGACGGCTGGTGCCCTACGACCTGTTCGGCGAGTGGCCGCGGATGTGGCGCAACCTGCGCTACCCCCGCGCGCAGATCCCCGGCGACGCCGTCGCGGTACGCATTGTGGCTTCTGACAAGTCGCTGAACCCGCGGGACTGGATCGCGTTCACCCCGCCGCGGCTGCCCGAGGTGAAGACCATCCAGGAGTACATCGGCTCTTCACGGCCGGTGCTGCTGGACTGGGCGGTGGGCCTGGCCTTCCCGTGCCAGCATCCGATGTTGCACGCCAACGGGGTCACCGAGGTGCCCGAGTACCGGATCACCCCGGACTACAACGCCAAGAAGCAGGACACCGACACCTGGCAGGACGGGGTCAACGGCGGGCTGCTCGGTATCTCCGACATGCTGCTGCGCGCCCACGTGATGGCCACCTACCTGAACTACGACTGGGGCCGCGACTGGGGCTCGTTGCGTCAGTTCGAGGTGATCACGCCGGCCACGCCCGCGGAGTTGGACCTGGGTAGCGCGACGCGTTCGGGCTGGTGGTCACCGGGCCAGATCCGGATCAAGGCCTGAGGTCTGCGCCTTCACGCGCGTCGGCCACCGGCTGATTCGCGATGACGGCCGCGAGCTCGCGCTCGAGTTCGCCCTGCACGCCGGGGATTCCGGTGCCGCGCAGGGAACACCCGAGGGTCTCCGGCAGGAACCTCAGGGCGCCCAACCCGAGCACCGCGGCGGCCACCAGATATGCCGCCGGGAAAAGCTGCCAACCGGTGTGTTCGATGACCGAGTCGGCCAGCACCGGTGAGGTGCCGCCGAAGACCGCGACCGCGGCGTTGTCGGCGATCGCGAAGCCCGCGTAGCGCACCTGGGTGGGGAACATCGCTGGGAACGTCGCCGCCACCGTTGCCAGCGGTGCGGCGAACAGCACACTGAGGACGGTGAATCCGACCAGCGCGCAGGCGAATCCCTGGCCCATTAGCCAGTACATCGGCAATGCCAACACGATGAACCCGATCAGCGACCCGCGCCACAGCGGCTTTCGACCGATCCGGTCCGACCAGGCGCCGGCAAACGGAATACAGGCCATCATGGCCAGCTCGCCGACCAGCACCACTGCCGTCCTGCAGCGCTCGTCAAGGCCGGCGGAGGCGTGCAGGTAGGTCGGCTGGTAGGTCACCAGGGTGTAGTCGATGACGTTCAGCGCGACCAGTAGCGCGAAGGTCACCAGAATCGGCCGGGTGTAGTTGGTCAGCAGGTCGACCAATCGGTCCCAGGCCGATCCCTTGATCGCGTCGCAGGCGACGCATTCGGCGAACACCGGCGTCTCGGGCATCCGACTGCGCAGCACCAAGCCCAGCACGCCTAACGGCAGGGCCAGCAGGAACGGGATACGCCAGCCCCACTCGGCCATCTGTTCGTGACTGAGCATCGCCTCCAACGCCAACACGACGGCACTGCCCAGGACAAAGCCGCCAACAGCGCCGAACTCCAGGAAACTGCCGTAGGTCCCACGTTTGTCATCGGGCGCGCTTTCGGCCATAAACGTTGCGGCGCCGCCGTATTCACCTCCGGTGGAGAAGCCCTGCACCACCCGCAGGGCGATCAACAGCCCAGGAGCCCACCATCCGGCGGTGGCATAGGTGGGCAAGACCCCGATCAGTGTGGTCGCCACGGCGATCAGCAGGATGGTCGCAACCAGCACAGACTTCCGCCCGAACCGGTCTCCG includes these proteins:
- a CDS encoding arabinosyltransferase domain-containing protein, whose amino-acid sequence is MTNAITLRGIELRYVLTHYLLHHGTCSIGELAAELASRGFGVQGRPSKAISDALRWERGRGRVFRRGRGRYGPASMPRSTEHRIHQRVMALRARAAGDDPGCRVTLSPTEPDITDVVAQRWAPITYPKFGDGRDWCDRPYAGSPSRPSRRIASGLVSSTYDQPQQRYRIARLIAVLAGLTGVLLCGITPLLPVKQTTATIAWPQGLDANGHVSDVTAPLVSGAPKGLDVIIPCSAIATLPEKGGLVLSTVPAGGVDATAHGLFVRANKTAVFAAYRDHVAAAAPRAKIADCSQLHLWANAGEVGAEFVGIPGASGTLPPENKPQIGGIFTELEIGPQPGLSAHIAVDTRFITHPTALKAAVMALGVLAVLASIVALAILDRRQCHRTPRSWRHWFKANPITWLADIGVLATLALWHVIGAISSDDGYNLTMARNVAHAGYVANYYRFFGATEAPFDWYPALLGQLSAISTAGVWMRLPATLAGMACWLIISRRILPRLGRLSGNRVAVFTAAAMFAAAWLPFNNGLRPEPLIALGTLVVWVLVERTIATRRLVPTALAVLVAVFTVTLAPHGLIALAPLLTGSRAIEAVIRKRRATDGLLAPLAVLAAAASTIAVVVCRSQTLAAVAESARIKYVVGPTIAWYQEFLRYYFLTVEENVDASLTRRFAVLVLLFCMFAMLVVLLRRGRINGVASGPAWRLIGSTAVGLLLLTFTPTKWAVQFGGFAGLAGALAALTAFTFARVGLHSRRNMTLYVTALLFLVAVATSGVNGWFYVGGYGVPWFDIPPVIASRPVTSMFLAASIATGLLAGWQHFRLDYAGHTEVTPNRRNRILASTPLLIVASLMVLLMVGSMAKAAAGRYPAYTTAKANADALTSGLASCGMADDVLAEPDVNTGLLQPVPGQTYGELGPLGGSDPYGFDPNAVDDDLTSLAVIAKPGVPNADASPNKPSANQSDAAGTAGGKIPDDAPDGVNGSRVALPFGLDPAVTPVLGSYKEQVAAHATSVWYRLPEQSPDRAPIVVVTAAGAIWSHGEDGKLDYGQPLNLEWGSTDGTNGAIRALGQTEPIDIGPQNSWRNLRFPLAWAPPGTDVVRIVANDPNLSTEQWIAFTPPRVPVVKTISELMGSQTPVLMDIAVAANFPCQRPFTEHLGIAELPEYRIMPDHKQTAASSNLWQSAEDGGPFMITQAMLWTTTVPTYLRNDWYRDWGAVEAYHRLIPTKDAPDAVIEQGTVTVTGWSRPGPIRALP
- a CDS encoding arabinosyltransferase domain-containing protein; its protein translation is MTPPVTDRDLKLTRWVAVVAGLVGFLLSVATPLLPVVQTTATLNWPQHGELSSVTAPLISQTPTSMTVKAPCALVRALPPEGGTLLATAPAKGKDAALNGLFITVTEKRVDVTDRNVVLATAPRAKVEGPGCTDIEVTSSHAGTFATIGGITQRYGWPDPNLRPQIVGVFTDLAGPAPAGLSLTADIDTRFSTKPTALKRAAIYAAILATVIAVLALWRLDRLDGHRMHRLIPSRWRFFSLADVAVVFGFLLWYVIGANSSDDGYILGMARVADHAGYMSNYFRWFGSPEDPFGWYYNLLALMTHVSDASIWIRLPDLVAGLVCWLLLSREVLPRFGPAVAASKPALWAAGLVLLAAWMPFNNGLRPEGIIAVGALITWVLVERAIISSRLTPAALAIICAAFTLGIQPTGLIAVAALLAGGRPLLRILVRRHRIHGTWPLVAPLLAAGAVILTVVFSDQTIRAVLEATRVRTAIGPSQAWYTENLRYYYLILPTVDGSLSRRFGFLICALCLFTAMFIMLRRKRVPGVASGPVWRLMGVILATMFSLMFAPTKWVHHFGLFAAVAGAMAALTTVLVSRQVVRWSRNRMAFAAAVLFILALCFATTNGWWYVSSYGVPFNADMPRIGGVTVSTILFAMFAVAAGWAAWLHFAPRDRGEGRLARALTAAPIPVAAGFMVCVFVASMVAGVIREYPTYSNGLANVRAFVGGCGLADNVLVEPDPNDGALTPLPGEYGDLGPLGGVDPVGFTASGVPEKVVAESLRMPITQPGTDYDWDAPKKLKTAGINGSTVPLPYGLDPARIPLAGSYSTDGQQESKLTSAWYSLPPADDGHPLVAVTAAGTIAGNSVLKGYTTGQDVQLEYGVPGPDGVPVAAGRLVPYDLFGEWPRMWRNLRYPRAQIPGDAVAVRIVASDKSLNPRDWIAFTPPRLPEVKTIQEYIGSSRPVLLDWAVGLAFPCQHPMLHANGVTEVPEYRITPDYNAKKQDTDTWQDGVNGGLLGISDMLLRAHVMATYLNYDWGRDWGSLRQFEVITPATPAELDLGSATRSGWWSPGQIRIKA
- a CDS encoding MFS transporter, with protein sequence MSLLLPARPSAPVTRKSRTAPDEQKRLLRKAIAASAIGNATEWYDYGVYAVVATYLTEAFFPDTLGNLGTMFGFAVSFVLRPLGGMIWGPIGDRFGRKSVLVATILLIAVATTLIGVLPTYATAGWWAPGLLIALRVVQGFSTGGEYGGAATFMAESAPDDKRGTYGSFLEFGAVGGFVLGSAVVLALEAMLSHEQMAEWGWRIPFLLALPLGVLGLVLRSRMPETPVFAECVACDAIKGSAWDRLVDLLTNYTRPILVTFALLVALNVIDYTLVTYQPTYLHASAGLDERCRTAVVLVGELAMMACIPFAGAWSDRIGRKPLWRGSLIGFIVLALPMYWLMGQGFACALVGFTVLSVLFAAPLATVAATFPAMFPTQVRYAGFAIADNAAVAVFGGTSPVLADSVIEHTGWQLFPAAYLVAAAVLGLGALRFLPETLGCSLRGTGIPGVQGELERELAAVIANQPVADAREGADLRP